The following are encoded together in the Streptomyces tsukubensis genome:
- a CDS encoding ABC transporter substrate-binding protein — protein sequence MEPHPLSRTRRRFSRTGGRSFPEVGRRSFLGLSLGVGAALALTACGGQSTVAAGSATLKWGWQLPTSWDPVASTAGWDVHALSLVYSGLTKLGPDGSPRPALARSWAYNEQGTVVRFRLRSGLRFSDGTPLNATAVRKSIERGRDNPKSLVASQLAGVEKITAPDPHTVELRLSAPDFQLPALLSGKTGMIVNPKVFEKNPSTLATRPAGSGPYTLLSYVQNSKAVLRKDHGYWDAENTKVDNFELYPLPEPSTVVAALASGQYNVAQIPGSQVEAAKGAGLEVQVIPSMVVAVLDMHIGKEPFTDPDVALAVKYAVNREALLKTAAFGHGTVTRQPFPKGYAGHDDALDKLFPYDPDRARELLARAGHAKGLHITLSAQNAEGVPELIQAQLAEVGVTATIESIPAARATEIVYIQRAKALYVDQFAGRDAATQAFQVLFGEEGLMNPGRTTTPALEKALAVVRRTPLDSPDYPGVLREATGIAVRNMPNVFLYTVPRILARNPKVSEIPAYTVVQRFEGVTVS from the coding sequence ATGGAGCCCCACCCTCTTTCCCGCACCCGTAGACGATTTTCCCGTACCGGCGGCCGATCCTTCCCCGAGGTCGGCCGCCGTTCGTTCCTCGGCCTTTCGCTCGGCGTCGGCGCCGCCCTCGCACTGACCGCCTGCGGGGGGCAGTCCACGGTCGCGGCAGGCTCCGCCACCCTCAAGTGGGGCTGGCAGCTGCCCACTTCGTGGGATCCGGTGGCCTCCACCGCGGGCTGGGACGTGCACGCCCTCTCCCTCGTCTACTCCGGACTGACCAAGCTCGGCCCCGACGGCTCCCCGAGGCCGGCCCTGGCCCGTTCCTGGGCGTACAACGAGCAGGGCACCGTCGTCCGCTTCCGGCTCCGCTCCGGTCTGCGGTTCAGCGACGGCACACCGCTGAACGCCACAGCGGTCAGGAAGAGCATCGAACGCGGACGCGACAACCCCAAGTCACTCGTCGCCTCCCAGCTCGCCGGGGTCGAGAAGATCACCGCGCCGGACCCGCACACGGTCGAACTCCGGCTCTCCGCACCGGACTTCCAGCTTCCGGCGCTGCTCTCCGGCAAGACAGGGATGATCGTCAACCCGAAGGTGTTCGAGAAGAACCCCTCCACCCTCGCCACCCGCCCCGCGGGATCGGGCCCCTACACCCTCCTGTCGTACGTCCAGAACTCCAAAGCGGTGCTGCGCAAGGACCACGGCTACTGGGACGCGGAGAACACCAAGGTCGACAACTTCGAGCTGTATCCGCTCCCCGAGCCCTCCACGGTGGTCGCGGCCCTCGCCTCCGGCCAGTACAACGTGGCCCAGATACCGGGAAGCCAGGTCGAGGCGGCGAAGGGGGCCGGGCTCGAAGTGCAGGTCATCCCCTCCATGGTGGTCGCCGTACTCGACATGCACATCGGCAAGGAGCCCTTCACCGATCCGGACGTCGCCCTCGCCGTGAAGTACGCCGTCAACCGCGAGGCACTGCTGAAGACCGCCGCGTTCGGCCACGGCACCGTCACCCGCCAGCCCTTCCCCAAGGGGTACGCGGGCCACGACGACGCACTCGACAAGCTCTTCCCCTACGACCCGGACAGGGCCAGGGAGTTGCTGGCCAGGGCGGGGCACGCCAAGGGGCTGCACATCACTCTCTCCGCCCAGAACGCGGAGGGCGTGCCCGAACTGATCCAGGCGCAGCTCGCGGAAGTCGGCGTCACGGCCACCATCGAGTCCATCCCCGCGGCACGGGCCACGGAGATCGTCTACATCCAGCGGGCCAAGGCGCTCTACGTCGACCAGTTCGCGGGCCGGGACGCCGCCACCCAGGCCTTCCAGGTCCTCTTCGGTGAAGAGGGGTTGATGAACCCGGGCCGCACCACGACCCCCGCACTGGAGAAGGCGCTCGCCGTCGTGCGGCGCACCCCGCTCGACTCGCCCGACTACCCCGGGGTCCTGCGCGAGGCCACCGGCATCGCCGTGCGGAACATGCCCAACGTGTTCCTCTACACCGTCCCTCGGATTCTCGCCCGTAACCCCAAGGTGTCCGAGATACCCGCCTACACCGTCGTCCAGCGGTTCGAAGGGGTCACCGTCTCATGA
- a CDS encoding DsbA family protein encodes MSGALRGGAAPLVRVTEFTDPACPWAWGSEPSFRLLRHTLSEQAEWRTVFGILFDEDDDPPPDPDAEARWYDGFIRDVTVHTGAPYAHRLRRLTRTSWPASQAAKAAQSQGPETAERVLRRLRETTFVVGDPADSPEGVGHALRGTDGLDLPRLSRDLVARATRAAVGADRALARDPVPEVCGPQGPGPHSGQAKELTEGRRYALPTLLFDGAGGRVCVPGWRPFATYLEAAARAAGGPVPAPSPLSPEAAMERWPSLTGPELTLFTGASTPPDGAVRVDTAGGPLWLRPDEARTHPATRQPWRPYEL; translated from the coding sequence GTGAGCGGCGCGCTTCGTGGTGGCGCGGCGCCCCTGGTCCGTGTCACCGAGTTCACCGACCCCGCCTGCCCCTGGGCGTGGGGCTCCGAGCCCTCCTTCCGGCTGCTCAGACACACCCTGTCCGAACAGGCCGAATGGCGTACGGTCTTCGGGATCCTCTTCGACGAGGACGACGATCCGCCGCCCGACCCCGACGCGGAGGCCCGCTGGTACGACGGGTTCATCCGGGACGTCACGGTCCACACCGGGGCCCCCTACGCCCACCGGCTGCGCAGGCTCACGCGCACGAGCTGGCCGGCCTCGCAGGCCGCCAAGGCGGCTCAGTCCCAGGGGCCTGAGACCGCCGAGCGCGTGCTGCGCAGACTGCGCGAGACCACCTTCGTCGTGGGCGACCCGGCGGACAGTCCCGAAGGCGTGGGCCACGCCCTGCGCGGCACGGACGGCCTTGACCTGCCCCGGCTGTCGAGGGACCTGGTGGCGCGAGCGACGCGTGCGGCCGTCGGCGCGGACCGGGCGCTGGCCAGGGACCCCGTACCCGAGGTGTGCGGACCGCAGGGGCCGGGGCCTCACAGCGGACAGGCCAAGGAGCTTACGGAAGGCCGCCGTTACGCCCTGCCGACCCTGCTGTTCGACGGTGCGGGCGGCCGGGTGTGCGTGCCGGGGTGGCGGCCCTTCGCCACCTATCTGGAAGCCGCCGCGCGCGCGGCGGGCGGCCCGGTCCCCGCCCCCTCTCCGCTGTCACCCGAGGCCGCCATGGAGCGCTGGCCGTCCCTCACGGGGCCCGAACTGACCCTGTTCACCGGCGCGTCCACCCCTCCCGACGGAGCCGTGCGGGTCGATACGGCAGGCGGCCCGCTCTGGCTGCGTCCCGATGAGGCACGCACACATCCGGCCACGCGTCAGCCGTGGCGGCCGTACGAGCTGTAG
- a CDS encoding cupin domain-containing protein, protein MAAQLPSPSDSDATPAPTAGTERDAFHPDLPDHDHEDGSGGLPLRARLHHIRADSLDGGTAQTGGMRRFAAISGASVGSERIWMGQTHVAPETASSNHHHGESETAIHVVKGHPEFVFLDDSSGEPEEIRIRTSPGDYIFVPPYVPHREENPSPEDEAVVVIARSTQEAIVVNLPELYVLGDEAPRGD, encoded by the coding sequence ATGGCCGCGCAGCTCCCGTCCCCCTCCGACTCCGACGCGACACCGGCCCCCACCGCGGGCACGGAGCGGGACGCCTTCCACCCCGATCTGCCCGACCACGACCACGAGGACGGGTCGGGGGGGCTGCCGCTGCGCGCCAGGCTGCACCACATCAGGGCCGACTCGCTGGACGGGGGGACGGCGCAGACGGGCGGCATGCGGAGGTTCGCCGCGATCAGCGGCGCGAGCGTCGGTTCTGAGCGGATCTGGATGGGCCAGACCCACGTCGCACCCGAGACCGCTTCCTCCAACCACCACCACGGTGAGTCGGAGACCGCCATCCACGTGGTGAAGGGCCACCCGGAGTTCGTGTTCCTGGACGACTCCTCGGGGGAACCGGAGGAGATCCGCATCCGCACCTCACCGGGCGACTACATCTTCGTACCTCCCTACGTGCCGCACCGCGAGGAGAACCCGAGCCCCGAGGACGAAGCGGTCGTGGTGATCGCCCGCAGCACGCAGGAGGCCATCGTGGTCAACCTGCCCGAGCTGTACGTACTCGGGGACGAGGCGCCCCGGGGCGACTGA
- a CDS encoding macrolide family glycosyltransferase: protein MTPDTSRHRAHIAMIGVAAISHVLPSLEIIRELVARGHRVTYANDPTLADVITPTGATFVPFDSRLPSASGDEWPEEPIEAMTRFLDDGMRVLPQLRAVYDADPADLYLYDIGAYAARVLAESQGRPLMQLSPTFVAWKGYEQEVGAGIRALPGADAYWAKFETWLAGAGATTLDVDTFTGPPGRSLAMIPRAMQPRADEVNTDVVTFVGPCFEGREQGGWTRPEDAERVLLVSLGSAFTRQPEFYRNCVAAFGDIPGLHIVLQIGKEVAPSELGPLPANVDVRSWVPQMAILEEADVFVTHAGMGSSSEALRTGTPMIAVPQAVDQFANADQLVGLGVARRIDTADATPEALRAAYVELTTDADVARSVERLRAQALAEGGTERAADLIEAMLR from the coding sequence ATGACACCCGACACATCCCGTCACCGTGCCCATATAGCGATGATCGGTGTGGCCGCCATCAGCCACGTCCTGCCCAGCCTGGAGATCATCCGTGAACTGGTGGCCCGCGGACACCGGGTGACCTACGCGAACGATCCGACGCTCGCCGACGTCATCACCCCCACCGGGGCCACCTTCGTCCCCTTCGATTCTCGACTGCCCTCCGCCAGCGGCGACGAGTGGCCCGAGGAACCCATCGAGGCGATGACCAGGTTCCTCGACGACGGCATGCGGGTACTGCCCCAGCTGCGCGCCGTGTACGACGCCGACCCCGCCGACCTCTACCTGTACGACATCGGCGCGTACGCCGCTCGCGTCCTGGCCGAGTCGCAGGGGCGCCCGCTCATGCAGCTCTCACCCACCTTCGTGGCGTGGAAGGGGTACGAGCAGGAGGTGGGCGCCGGAATCCGGGCCCTGCCTGGCGCCGACGCCTACTGGGCCAAGTTCGAGACCTGGCTCGCCGGTGCGGGAGCCACGACCCTGGACGTCGACACCTTCACCGGACCTCCTGGCAGGTCGCTGGCGATGATCCCGCGCGCGATGCAGCCCCGCGCGGACGAAGTCAACACCGACGTGGTGACCTTCGTCGGGCCCTGCTTCGAAGGCAGGGAACAAGGTGGCTGGACCAGGCCCGAGGACGCGGAACGTGTCCTGCTCGTCTCGCTCGGCTCCGCCTTCACCCGGCAGCCGGAGTTCTACCGCAACTGTGTCGCCGCCTTCGGAGACATCCCGGGGCTGCACATCGTCCTCCAGATCGGTAAGGAAGTCGCACCCTCGGAACTCGGGCCGCTGCCCGCCAACGTGGACGTACGTTCCTGGGTGCCGCAGATGGCGATCCTGGAGGAGGCGGACGTCTTCGTCACCCACGCGGGGATGGGGAGCAGCAGCGAGGCGCTGCGCACGGGGACCCCGATGATCGCCGTACCGCAGGCCGTCGACCAGTTCGCCAACGCCGACCAACTCGTCGGACTCGGCGTGGCCAGGCGCATCGACACGGCGGACGCCACCCCGGAGGCGCTCCGCGCCGCCTACGTGGAGCTGACCACGGACGCCGACGTCGCACGGAGCGTGGAACGGCTGCGCGCGCAGGCGCTGGCCGAGGGCGGCACGGAGCGGGCGGCCGATCTGATCGAGGCGATGCTGCGCTGA
- a CDS encoding phospholipase D-like domain-containing protein: MTTAVQQHPESDDASLSRPVSPGGATADERSARIRRRLERLLGIAMTEGNALRPLRNGDEIFPAMLNAIAGARRTVDMMTFVYWRGEIAQRFAQALAERARAGVRVRLLLDGFGSRTIESELLDLMDSAGVVVSWFRKPLLISPLKQNHRCHRKALVIDETTAFTGGVGIAQEWCGDARGEDEWRDTHVEVRGPAVDGIAAAFAQNWAECNAELFDAHDTFIPHRPSGDAVVQVVRGSASFGWQDMQTLLRVTLESAERRVRLATAYFAPDDFFIDLLCRTSERGVGVELLLPGPCTDKRVCQLAGQRHYERLLAAGVTIWHYQPTMMHAKIITMDGVLSLVGSTNLNRRSLEHDEEVMLAVLDPAFTETLDGHYDDDVRASERIRTHRWRHRTPLQRVREAAMRPISRYL; the protein is encoded by the coding sequence ATGACCACAGCGGTCCAGCAGCATCCCGAGAGCGACGACGCTTCCCTGTCGCGCCCGGTTTCCCCGGGCGGGGCGACGGCGGACGAGCGCTCCGCCCGGATAAGACGGCGTCTTGAGCGACTGCTCGGCATCGCCATGACGGAGGGGAACGCGCTGCGCCCGCTGCGCAACGGCGACGAGATCTTTCCCGCGATGCTCAACGCCATCGCGGGAGCGCGCCGCACGGTGGACATGATGACGTTCGTCTACTGGCGGGGCGAGATCGCCCAGCGGTTCGCTCAGGCGCTGGCCGAACGGGCACGGGCGGGGGTACGGGTGCGGCTGCTGCTCGACGGTTTCGGCAGCAGGACCATCGAATCGGAACTGCTCGACCTGATGGACTCGGCCGGTGTCGTCGTCTCCTGGTTCCGCAAGCCCCTGCTGATCTCGCCGCTGAAACAGAACCACCGTTGCCACCGCAAGGCCTTGGTGATCGACGAGACGACCGCCTTCACCGGCGGGGTGGGCATCGCGCAGGAGTGGTGCGGCGACGCGCGGGGCGAGGACGAATGGCGTGACACCCATGTCGAGGTGCGTGGCCCAGCGGTCGACGGGATCGCCGCCGCCTTCGCGCAGAACTGGGCGGAGTGCAATGCCGAACTCTTCGACGCGCACGACACGTTCATCCCCCACCGCCCCTCGGGGGACGCCGTGGTCCAGGTCGTGCGCGGCTCGGCGAGCTTCGGCTGGCAGGACATGCAGACCCTGCTGCGCGTCACGCTGGAGTCGGCCGAACGCCGGGTCAGGCTCGCCACCGCGTATTTCGCCCCCGACGACTTCTTCATCGATCTGTTGTGCAGGACGTCGGAGCGGGGCGTCGGCGTCGAACTGCTGCTGCCCGGCCCCTGTACGGACAAACGGGTGTGCCAGTTGGCGGGGCAGCGGCATTACGAGCGGCTGCTCGCCGCCGGGGTCACGATCTGGCACTACCAGCCCACCATGATGCACGCCAAGATCATCACGATGGACGGTGTGCTGTCCCTGGTCGGGTCGACCAACCTCAACCGGCGCTCGCTCGAACACGACGAGGAGGTCATGCTGGCCGTCCTCGACCCGGCTTTCACCGAGACCCTCGACGGACATTACGACGACGACGTACGGGCCAGTGAGCGCATCAGGACGCACCGCTGGCGCCACAGGACCCCGCTGCAACGCGTGAGGGAGGCAGCGATGCGTCCCATAAGCCGCTATCTCTGA
- a CDS encoding LacI family DNA-binding transcriptional regulator has translation MAREAGVSKATASRALMRPDMVAAPTLERVRSAAERLDFQPNRAARALTTGRTGMIGLIVPTLANPFFAPLVLGAQRAAEETDSLLLLTVSEYDARREAALADRIADQVDGLVMVAPVGTDRALRERARHRPLVLVDRKVGRLPSVVLDTAQGTSELVAHLLELGHREIAYVSGPPGSWADARRRDAMRAQTEAAGARLHVLGPLPPTFDAGIEAVGALPEGVTAAVAYNSYLALGLLHGLEAAGIKVPGEMSIAAADDLTTLAATTPSVTALGVPVEEAGRLAVVRLLEICAGPRRTVADRLPTAVHPRDSTAPPRRP, from the coding sequence GTGGCCCGTGAGGCAGGTGTGTCGAAAGCGACCGCGTCCCGGGCCCTGATGCGCCCCGACATGGTGGCGGCGCCGACCCTGGAACGGGTGAGGTCCGCGGCCGAGCGCCTGGACTTCCAGCCCAACCGGGCCGCGCGGGCCCTCACCACGGGCCGCACGGGAATGATCGGCCTGATCGTGCCCACTCTCGCCAACCCGTTCTTCGCCCCGCTCGTCCTGGGCGCGCAGCGGGCCGCGGAGGAGACCGACAGCCTGCTGCTGCTCACCGTCTCCGAGTACGACGCCCGGCGCGAGGCGGCGCTCGCCGACCGTATCGCCGACCAGGTGGACGGCCTCGTCATGGTCGCGCCCGTCGGCACGGACCGGGCACTGCGTGAACGTGCGCGCCACCGGCCACTCGTACTCGTCGACCGGAAGGTGGGGCGGCTCCCCTCCGTCGTCCTTGACACCGCCCAGGGCACCTCCGAACTGGTCGCTCACCTGCTGGAGCTGGGCCACAGGGAGATCGCCTACGTATCGGGGCCGCCCGGCTCATGGGCGGACGCGCGGCGCCGAGACGCGATGCGGGCGCAGACCGAGGCGGCGGGCGCCCGACTGCACGTGCTCGGACCGCTGCCGCCCACGTTCGACGCGGGCATCGAGGCGGTCGGCGCCCTGCCCGAGGGCGTCACGGCGGCCGTCGCCTACAACAGCTACCTGGCCCTGGGGCTGCTGCACGGTCTTGAGGCCGCCGGCATCAAGGTGCCAGGGGAGATGAGTATCGCCGCGGCCGACGACCTGACGACCCTGGCGGCCACCACACCGTCCGTCACCGCCCTCGGCGTTCCCGTGGAGGAGGCGGGCCGCCTCGCCGTCGTACGCCTGCTGGAAATCTGCGCGGGCCCCCGACGTACGGTCGCCGACCGCCTCCCCACAGCCGTCCACCCCAGGGACTCGACGGCCCCGCCGCGACGGCCCTGA
- a CDS encoding NCS2 family permease, with protein MPHPDVPDATSGGAPAATAAAPPPPEAPDPTGSFLERRFRVRERGSSPRTEAVAGLSMFVAAAYAAVVVPGQLAKAGVPLGPATTAVLISIVLATLAMGVFANLPFVLAPGLGGVALLAVTIVGQDGVPWDSALGMVFWSGVAFLVLTVLGIRDLITRLMPMNLKYAISGGLGLYIALIGFRDSGLVIAKTSSAALSVGDLSKPAGLLALGGLVLLTALVSRKVPGAFLITIAVVTLVGIPCGVTELPDHLFGAPASPGPVAFHIDILGALRPEYFPYIFAFFVSEFFSMTGTLLAVAGRAGLTDKDGNLPGVRRPFYVDSAAVIGGAGLGAPSMTAYLESSAGADSGARTGLASVWAAGGFAVLLLFTPFATLIPSAATAPVLMYVGLTMLGALRNVDFKDPTNAIPAAMTVATTLFFGNFGTGIAVGLTAHVLVKAAAGKFKEIPWGLWIVLIPLGYYFYTLVP; from the coding sequence ATGCCCCACCCCGACGTTCCCGACGCGACGTCCGGCGGCGCTCCCGCCGCGACCGCCGCGGCCCCGCCGCCACCGGAGGCCCCGGACCCCACCGGTTCCTTCCTGGAGCGGCGGTTCCGCGTCCGTGAACGCGGCAGCTCTCCGCGCACCGAGGCCGTGGCAGGGCTGTCGATGTTCGTCGCCGCCGCCTATGCGGCCGTCGTCGTACCCGGTCAGCTCGCCAAGGCCGGCGTACCGCTGGGCCCCGCCACCACGGCGGTGCTCATCTCGATCGTCCTGGCGACCCTCGCGATGGGTGTCTTCGCCAACCTGCCTTTCGTACTCGCTCCGGGTCTCGGCGGGGTCGCGCTGCTCGCCGTGACGATCGTGGGCCAGGACGGTGTGCCGTGGGACTCGGCGCTCGGCATGGTGTTCTGGTCGGGCGTGGCCTTCCTGGTCCTGACCGTCCTCGGTATCCGGGATCTGATCACCCGGCTGATGCCGATGAATCTGAAGTACGCGATCAGCGGCGGTCTCGGTCTCTACATCGCCCTCATCGGCTTCAGGGACAGCGGACTCGTCATCGCGAAGACCAGCAGCGCCGCGCTGTCGGTGGGCGACCTGTCGAAGCCCGCGGGCCTGCTCGCGCTCGGCGGTCTCGTCCTGCTGACGGCGCTGGTCAGCCGTAAGGTCCCCGGCGCGTTCCTGATCACCATCGCGGTGGTGACGCTCGTCGGCATCCCCTGCGGCGTGACCGAACTGCCGGACCACCTCTTCGGCGCCCCCGCGAGCCCAGGGCCTGTCGCCTTCCACATCGACATTTTGGGCGCGCTCAGGCCCGAGTACTTCCCGTACATCTTCGCCTTCTTCGTCTCCGAGTTCTTCTCGATGACCGGCACGCTGCTCGCCGTCGCGGGCCGCGCGGGCCTCACCGACAAGGACGGCAACCTGCCGGGTGTCAGGAGGCCCTTCTACGTCGACTCCGCCGCGGTGATCGGCGGCGCGGGTCTCGGTGCGCCGAGCATGACCGCGTATCTGGAGTCCTCCGCGGGCGCCGACAGTGGCGCGCGGACCGGTCTCGCCTCGGTATGGGCGGCCGGTGGCTTCGCGGTACTTCTCCTCTTCACGCCCTTCGCGACGCTGATCCCCTCCGCGGCGACGGCCCCCGTCCTGATGTACGTGGGTCTGACGATGCTCGGCGCGCTGCGCAACGTCGACTTCAAGGATCCGACCAACGCGATCCCCGCCGCCATGACCGTCGCCACCACGCTGTTCTTCGGCAACTTCGGCACCGGTATCGCCGTCGGCCTGACCGCGCACGTCCTGGTGAAGGCAGCCGCGGGGAAGTTCAAGGAGATCCCCTGGGGCCTGTGGATCGTGCTGATCCCGCTCGGCTACTACTTCTACACACTCGTCCCGTGA
- a CDS encoding adenine deaminase C-terminal domain-containing protein has product MTSEQPHDIRISGGKVVSAFTGEEFAADVLVRSGLISGVVPPGTPGEAQTHVDATGLLVAPGFVDAHMHIESSFLTPRTFAGLTLARGTTTVLADPHEIVNVAGADAMRWMIEEGGSTPQTQLWGVPSCVPAVAGLEHAGASLSAQDIDTMLGWPGVVALGEVMDYRAVVGGDARMRDVVGVARERGAILDGHCPNLGGAELSAYMATGVDSDHTKNRTEIVLEKARLGMLMMLQEKCLLPEVVEALLALPQLPPLCLVTDDLAADHILSSGHLDHIARVAVRAGMPAPAVLRALTWNPAQRLRLYDRGVVAPGKRADLVLLAGELAEFDPVTVIAGGRIVARDGSAVYDTGGADGSGALADTVVVEDQTPAGFRWPVELADGVHRFRAMRVNSSDTYTEAAEVELPVSDGEVDWEGRVALIRVRNRYGRSGTVFAPLLGRKLSSGAVAMTYAHDSHNLVTIGTSAASMSVAADAVVSDGGGVAVALGAEVAARLPLPVGGVMSPAPAEEIAERSGAVRSALISWGWDHLNPFMSVSTLTLAVSPSLKITDLGLVDVVARERVGAVASA; this is encoded by the coding sequence ATGACCAGCGAGCAGCCGCACGACATCCGTATCAGCGGCGGGAAGGTGGTGTCCGCCTTCACCGGCGAGGAGTTCGCCGCCGATGTCCTGGTGCGCTCGGGCCTGATCAGCGGTGTCGTGCCGCCCGGTACGCCCGGCGAGGCACAGACCCACGTGGACGCGACGGGTCTGCTCGTGGCACCGGGGTTCGTGGACGCGCACATGCACATCGAGAGCTCGTTCCTCACCCCGCGTACCTTCGCGGGGCTGACCCTCGCCAGGGGGACGACGACGGTACTCGCCGACCCGCACGAGATCGTCAATGTGGCGGGCGCCGACGCGATGCGCTGGATGATCGAGGAAGGCGGGTCCACCCCGCAGACCCAGCTCTGGGGCGTCCCCTCCTGTGTCCCCGCCGTCGCCGGTCTTGAGCACGCGGGGGCCAGTCTCTCCGCGCAGGACATCGACACCATGCTGGGCTGGCCCGGCGTGGTCGCACTCGGCGAGGTCATGGACTACCGGGCCGTCGTCGGCGGCGACGCGCGGATGCGGGACGTGGTGGGAGTGGCCCGTGAGCGCGGCGCCATCCTCGACGGCCACTGCCCGAACCTCGGCGGCGCGGAGCTGAGCGCCTACATGGCGACCGGCGTCGACTCCGACCACACGAAGAACCGTACCGAGATCGTTCTGGAGAAGGCGCGCCTCGGCATGCTGATGATGCTCCAGGAGAAGTGTCTGCTGCCCGAGGTGGTGGAGGCGCTGCTCGCCCTGCCCCAGCTCCCGCCGCTCTGCCTCGTCACCGACGACCTCGCCGCCGACCACATCCTCTCCTCGGGACACCTCGACCACATCGCGCGGGTGGCGGTACGGGCCGGGATGCCCGCGCCCGCGGTGCTGCGCGCGCTGACGTGGAATCCCGCGCAGCGGCTGCGACTGTACGACCGGGGTGTGGTGGCCCCCGGGAAGCGGGCCGACCTCGTCCTGCTCGCGGGTGAGCTGGCGGAGTTCGATCCGGTGACCGTCATCGCCGGCGGACGGATCGTGGCACGGGACGGCTCCGCGGTGTACGACACGGGTGGGGCCGACGGTTCGGGCGCGCTGGCGGACACCGTGGTGGTCGAGGACCAGACGCCCGCGGGGTTCCGCTGGCCGGTGGAGCTGGCTGACGGTGTGCACCGCTTCCGGGCGATGCGGGTCAACTCCTCCGACACGTACACGGAGGCGGCCGAGGTGGAGCTGCCGGTAAGCGACGGCGAGGTCGACTGGGAGGGCCGGGTCGCGCTGATCCGTGTCCGCAATCGCTACGGCCGCTCGGGGACGGTCTTCGCGCCGCTGCTCGGCCGGAAGCTCTCGTCGGGCGCGGTGGCCATGACGTACGCCCACGACAGCCACAACCTGGTCACCATCGGCACGTCCGCCGCGTCGATGTCGGTGGCGGCGGACGCGGTCGTGAGCGACGGCGGAGGTGTGGCGGTCGCGCTCGGCGCGGAGGTCGCGGCGAGGCTGCCGCTGCCCGTGGGCGGGGTCATGTCCCCCGCTCCCGCCGAGGAGATCGCGGAGCGGTCAGGGGCGGTGCGGTCCGCGTTGATCTCGTGGGGCTGGGACCACCTCAACCCGTTCATGAGTGTGTCGACGCTGACCCTCGCGGTCTCCCCCAGCCTGAAGATCACGGATCTGGGCCTGGTGGACGTGGTGGCGAGGGAGCGGGTCGGCGCGGTGGCGTCGGCGTAG
- a CDS encoding GNAT family N-acetyltransferase, whose translation MATDVTDGAARAGVTAAATVTVPGESVVGRPTRWGLRAASAADVEVIAELRATVMRADLERLGRYDEHRVRQRLRDSFSTRHTSIIMTGHELDRIAGSVTVRPVEDGALLEHFYLAPCHQGRGLGSAVLRTVLRRTDRHGVTVRLNVLRGSAARRLYERHGFVVESEDPVDVFMVRRRSGASVTSDEDRATAPALELS comes from the coding sequence ATGGCTACCGATGTGACAGATGGTGCAGCACGGGCAGGTGTGACGGCGGCAGCGACCGTGACCGTTCCCGGGGAGTCCGTGGTCGGGCGTCCGACGCGATGGGGGCTGCGTGCCGCCTCGGCGGCGGATGTCGAGGTGATCGCCGAGCTGCGCGCCACCGTCATGCGCGCGGATCTCGAACGGCTCGGGCGGTACGACGAACACCGCGTACGCCAGCGGCTGCGTGACTCCTTCTCGACCCGGCACACGTCGATCATCATGACGGGCCACGAACTCGACCGCATAGCGGGTTCTGTCACCGTCCGACCGGTCGAGGACGGCGCCCTGCTCGAACACTTCTACCTCGCCCCGTGCCACCAGGGCCGCGGCCTCGGCTCCGCCGTCCTGCGCACCGTCCTGCGGCGGACCGACCGGCACGGTGTCACCGTGCGCCTGAACGTCCTGCGGGGGAGCGCCGCACGCCGTCTCTACGAGCGACACGGGTTCGTCGTGGAGTCCGAGGACCCGGTCGACGTCTTCATGGTTCGCCGGCGATCGGGCGCGTCCGTGACATCCGATGAGGACCGGGCCACCGCCCCGGCGCTCGAACTCTCGTAG